The following are encoded in a window of Bos indicus isolate NIAB-ARS_2022 breed Sahiwal x Tharparkar chromosome 7, NIAB-ARS_B.indTharparkar_mat_pri_1.0, whole genome shotgun sequence genomic DNA:
- the LOC109560932 gene encoding olfactory receptor 7E178-like has translation MNIMQNARLYDSQAGNRIARTNINNLRYAPDTTLNAESKEELKSLLMKSGFFNGYSGTCHFLIIFLPNSFLFQRCPRYVQPQNLTQNLTSVSEFFLLGLSDDPELQPLLCVLFLSMYLITVLGNLLIIQAVISDSHLHTPMYFFLSNLSLADIGFISSTVPNMIVNIQTHSRVISCEGCLTQMSIFILFGGMDCTLLTAMAYDRFAAICQPLHYTAIMNPCLCCSLVLASFLVSLLESQVHNLIVLQLTCFKDVEISNFFCDPSLLHDLACSDTVTNNIVMYFVGTIFGFLPLSGILFSYYKILSSILRIPSTGGKYKAFSTCGSHLAVVCLFYGTGLGVYLISAISQSPRKDVTASVVYTVVTPMLNPFIYSLRNRDIKRAMWKLLSKIISS, from the exons atgaacatcatgcaaaatgccaggctgtatgactCACAGGCTGGAAACaggattgccaggacaaatatcaacaacctcagatatgcacctGACACCACCCtaaatgcagaaagcaaagaggaactaaagagcctcttgatgaag tctggatttttCAATGGCTACAGTGGTACATGCCATTTTCTCATTATCTTTCTTccaaactcttttctttttcaaaggtgTCCAAGATACGTACAACCACAGAATCTAACACAGAATCTAACCAGTGTTTCAGAATTCTTCCTCCTGGGCCTCTCAGATGATCCAGAACTGCAGCCTTTACTCTGTGTCCTATTTCTGTCCATGTACCTGATCACCGTTCTGGGGAACCTACTCATCATCCAGGCCGTCATCTctgactcccacctccacacccccatgtacttcttcctctccaacctgtccttGGCTGACATTGGTTTCATCTCCAGCACTGTCCCAAATATGATTGTAAACATCCAAACTCACAGCAGAGTCATCTCCTGTGAAGGCTGCCTGACTCAGATgtctatttttatcctttttggaGGCATGGATTGTACGCTTCTGACTGCTATGGCCTATGACCGGTTTGCGGCCATCTGTCAGCCACTGCACTACACGGCCATCATGAACCCATGCCTGTGCTGCTCCTTAGTTTTGGCGTCTTTTTTGGTTAGCCTTTTGGAGTCCCAGGTGCACAATTTGATTGTGTTACAACTTACCTGCTTCAAGGATGTGGAAATCTCTAACTTCTTCTGTGACCCTTCTCTGCTCCATGACCTGGCCTGTTCTGACACTGTCACCAATAACATAGTCATGTATTTTGTTGGTACCATCTTCGGTTTTCTCCCTTTATCAGGAATCCTTTTCTCTTACTATAAAattctttcttccattctgagaatCCCCTCAACAGGTGGGAAATataaagccttctccacctgtggctcccaccTGGCAGTCGTTTGCTTATTTTATGGAACAGGCCTTGGGGTGTACCTCATCTCAGCCATCTCACAATCTCCCAGGAAGGATGTGACAGCATCAGTGGTGTACACTGTGGTCACCCCCATGttgaaccccttcatctacagtctTAGGAACAGAGACATCAAAAGGGCCATGTGGAAGTTACTCAGCAAAATAATCTCATCTTAG